The following proteins come from a genomic window of Gynuella sunshinyii YC6258:
- a CDS encoding rhodanese-like domain-containing protein, with amino-acid sequence MSSAVARPAAASSTDALAHFSHLLRFETDCWDVHHAINNQRQDFILLDVRSETLYQQGHLPNAICLPHSRISSALLSKYSAETLFVVYCAGPHCNGADKAAVKLAQLDRQVKKMIGGITGWLDEGFSLISTTTADN; translated from the coding sequence ATGTCATCAGCCGTTGCCAGACCTGCCGCCGCCAGCAGTACCGATGCGCTCGCACATTTCAGTCATCTACTGCGTTTTGAAACCGATTGCTGGGACGTACACCATGCCATCAACAATCAGCGCCAGGACTTCATATTACTGGATGTTCGGTCAGAAACATTGTATCAGCAGGGTCATCTGCCCAATGCGATTTGCCTTCCTCATTCCCGGATATCGTCTGCATTATTGAGCAAATATTCGGCAGAAACACTGTTCGTCGTCTATTGCGCCGGCCCTCATTGCAACGGTGCCGACAAGGCAGCAGTTAAACTCGCTCAACTGGATCGTCAGGTGAAAAAAATGATCGGGGGCATAACCGGATGGCTGGATGAAGGTTTTTCATTAATCAGCACTACCACGGCAGATAACTGA
- a CDS encoding GlxA family transcriptional regulator encodes MTRVAILVNQQPAMFELGCALELFALPRQEYSHWYRTEVVTFHPSPLTGLGSISLQVVQTDNLQAYDMLVVPAWSVAPSELPDMLKEELQALAHRGGRMISFCSGAFLLADCGVLDQRPACTHWRYQAQFRERFPDIELLDQVLYSFDGRIGCSAGSAAGLDLGLEVIRQDYGQQVANQVARRLVISPHRSGGQSQFVETPMPELHSHFSATLDWASACLNQPIDVDDMARQAKMSRRNFDRRFRLATNMSPKEWLNRQRVERARALLELSDWRSLEWVADQCGFASALNLRLNFQKYMTVSPSEYREQFAERAR; translated from the coding sequence ATGACTCGAGTCGCTATATTGGTCAATCAACAACCAGCCATGTTTGAGCTGGGGTGTGCGCTGGAATTATTTGCCTTGCCCAGACAGGAATATTCCCACTGGTATCGGACGGAAGTTGTGACCTTCCACCCGTCTCCCCTGACAGGACTGGGAAGTATTTCTCTTCAGGTTGTTCAAACAGACAATCTCCAGGCCTATGACATGCTGGTGGTACCTGCCTGGTCGGTCGCACCATCAGAACTTCCTGATATGCTGAAAGAGGAATTACAGGCTTTGGCACATCGTGGCGGCCGGATGATTTCTTTTTGCTCGGGCGCTTTTTTGCTGGCTGACTGTGGTGTTCTGGATCAGCGTCCGGCGTGTACCCATTGGCGTTATCAGGCGCAGTTCAGAGAGCGTTTTCCGGATATCGAACTGTTGGATCAGGTACTTTACAGCTTTGATGGTCGAATCGGCTGTTCCGCCGGCAGTGCTGCCGGGCTGGACCTGGGGTTGGAAGTGATACGCCAGGATTATGGCCAGCAAGTGGCCAATCAGGTTGCCCGACGACTGGTTATTTCACCCCATCGCAGCGGTGGCCAGTCTCAGTTTGTAGAGACGCCGATGCCTGAATTGCACAGTCACTTTTCTGCCACCCTGGATTGGGCCAGTGCCTGCCTTAATCAGCCTATTGATGTTGATGATATGGCCAGGCAGGCAAAGATGTCGCGCCGGAACTTTGACCGCCGTTTTCGGCTTGCCACTAATATGAGTCCCAAAGAATGGTTAAACCGCCAGCGCGTAGAACGGGCCAGAGCTTTGCTGGAACTGTCGGATTGGCGGTCACTGGAATGGGTTGCTGATCAGTGTGGGTTTGCCAGTGCATTAAATCTTCGATTGAATTTCCAAAAATATATGACGGTCAGTCCCAGTGAGTATCGTGAGCAGTTTGCTGAAAGAGCTCGCTGA